The Natator depressus isolate rNatDep1 chromosome 8, rNatDep2.hap1, whole genome shotgun sequence genome window below encodes:
- the CBY3 gene encoding sperm annulus positionning complex subunit Chibby3, with the protein MNTIANIIQELRDYWADHFSRRFLPKRPPLRRITSISTFYLLDYRTRQAELGLDYGPPRAQLSDTKFVFQDGKWQGESGLSHRPPLLQLFSSHDREQSCKVMKKENKALLEENNYLKLQLELLMDMLTETTAQLHMVEKKMDILTWHTKMKKPNKVLMLKS; encoded by the coding sequence ATGAATACCATTGCTAACATAATACAGGAGCTGCGTGACTATTGGGCAGACCATTTCTCACGCAGATTTCTACCGAAGAGACCTCCCCTTCGCCGAATCACCTCCATTTCCACTTTCTACCTCCTGGACTACAGAACCCGGCAGGCTGAACTGGGTTTGGATTATGGCCCTCCACGGGCTCAGCTGAGTGATACCAAGTTTGTCTTCCAGGATGGCAAATGGCAAGGTGAGAGTGGCCTCTCTCATCGGCCGCCACTGCTGCAGTTATTCTCCTCTCATGACCGGGAACAGTCCTGTAAGGTCATGAAGAAGGAGAACAAGGCTCTCCTGGAGGAGAACAATTACCTGAAGCTGCAGCTCGAGCTGTTGATGGACATGCTGACAGAGACCACGGCCCAACTGCACATGGTGGAGAAAAAGATGGACATCCTCACATGGCATACCAAGATGAAGAAGCCAAATAAGGTGTTGATGCTTAAGTCCTAG